The Dunckerocampus dactyliophorus isolate RoL2022-P2 chromosome 16, RoL_Ddac_1.1, whole genome shotgun sequence nucleotide sequence aggaggggatagagaagaacaTAAAAGAACACAGAGTTTAGCATAGCTTAGTTTGGCTTGCGTCTTTTGCAATGccacttttatgtttttgtttttggcctGCATTGTGGTTGTTGGATCCATCACAGCGTGACGCTGGCGATTCCAGCAAATGTCACGTATTTTTTACCCCCAAATCTTTAGCACGGGTGTCCCAAAACATGTCAGATTTGCAGGCATGTCGCCTTGTTAGGGCGAGAAGGTCTTTACTGGGGAATTATTAACCTTTAATCTCCTCAAATCCTCATCATCTTCTTGTTTTCCATTCAAGCCCAAGGATTGGTGAAATGTCAAACACGCTCCTTCCTTGTCTGTCACTGTTAGCTCATCTACTCCCTGACGTCTCAGATTAGCCGGGATTATCTGCTGACTGTAACATCGTCTTGTGGGCGATAGGGACAGAAAGTGTCGGAGAGATGGCCTGTGTGCTGTGAAAGCGATAGCAAGCTCTTTGTTCAAGCAagctctttttcttcttcaagGCAGTGTAGCTCCCCCTGCTGGTGCACGACAACATCTCTTATTGCTATTGAGGACGTGCACTTCCTACAAGCACAATGGTAATCATCGTCTTGTTCAAGGAGGACTTTTTGGATTAGTATTGATTGAGTATGGGGTGGATTGGTGGGATATGGGGTGTATTGATGACATGTGGGGTGTATTGATGACATGTGGGGTGTATTGATGACATAGGGTGCATTGATGGGATATGGGGTGTATTGATATATGGGGTGTATTGATATATGGGGTGTATTGATATATGGGGTGTATTGATGGGATATGGGGTGTATTGATATATGGGGTGTATTGATATATGGAGTGTATTGATGGGaagtaatcattttaaattgttgacaGGGGGTTGTGTGATTGGCTGTAGATAGGTATTGGTTGTATTATGGGTATGGATGTTGAGtgtattttattgcttttattgatattgattGTATTCTGTACTTTTAACCTTGTCACGTGTTGGCTTGGTGGTGTTGTGACGGTGACCCCAGTATGCAAAGAGCAGGaaccaagtgcaggtaaaacAGCTGCTGTGCAGCGGCAGGAATCCAGGAGTGACAGGTTTGCAGTAGCGTGGAGCGCTAAACCATACACTGCAACCACAACAGAAGaagcacgcacctgaactaaatagaagaaCAACtcaattagcaacaggtgcaagtgataaaggaaaagcaaagcagGCCGACACAGATAtatactacaaaataaaggcataaaaaggaactaaggcataaaagtcaACACAAACCAAACTGTCCCGCGGGCTAACTCATGGAGCATGACAAACCTTCCTGCCCAGGGCCTGCAGTACACATTGCAGTACACATTGTCCTTGTTagataaataataaactaataTGGGGGTGTATTGATGATATATGGCTTGTACTGATGACATCTGGGGTGTATTGATGGGAATGGGGGTGTATCGATGGGATATGGGCGTGTATTGATGAGCTATTGAGGTGCATTGATGTGATATGAGGGCGTATTGATGCGATATGGGGTCTTATTGATGATATATGGGGTGTATTGATGCGATATGGGGTGTTATTGATGATATATGGGGTGTATTGATGCGATATGGGGTCTTATTGATGATATATGGGGTGTACTGATGACATTTGGGGTGTATTGATGGGATATAGGCGTGTATTGATGGGATATGGGTGTGTATTGATGAGCTATTGAGGTGCGTTGATGTGATATGAGGGCGTATTGATGCGATATGGGGTCTTATTGATGGTATATGGGGTGTATTGATGAGTGTGCAAGGGGGATGGGGGATGAAGGTGTGTGACGTCATGTGTCAACGGTTTCATTCAAGGTTTGAAGAAAGGATGGCGCTTCTACATATCAAAGCCGTCATCCCATACACACCCTCTACCTCCCACAGTGTGTGTGCGCCCCCAGGTCATCCCCctcctgaacacacacacacacacacacacacacacaggggatGAGCTGCTTCACAGCTTTGAATGAGATACTTTCACATATGTGGATTGTTTCCTGGATACCATATAAGTACTTAATGTCCAATATTAGAGGAATGTATATTCTCGCTAATGGgacaaatgcaagaaaataatCAAACTGAAACATTTTGGGTGGTGAAAAGGATTTCTTTAAatgttaaaggggacctattatgcttttcctgtTTTCTGCCCTATAAATGGTGTTACAATGTTGtgttctcgtgttaaacgatgccaacgcgtcagataacgaggtttgcgcatttggaagtgagacctgaaagcggttttggacggctctgcttCCTTTAATGTCAAAGTGCAACCCACATTTCCTTATATGGGCACACCCTGGCacacgctgtaggcctgccctccccccgctctgcttcgctctgctctgttcaccgtgatagcacgtatggctcccaggaaatgtctgctggggtgtgcctaaagaggcaagcatcaggcagaagtggttggagttgctgattcccgaccagcaagagaaaaatatactCGTCTGttaacggcacttcacacgggttTTGTGAACATGGACCAATACGAAGCTGTCGCTGAAGTGCGACggctttccaacgttacttggtcgtgttgaagagtcagaagagcaagctgtaagtattATCAGTGTCCTAGCTGTGTTCATTTTGCGTAAGTAATCAAAAGGGgttcagcagctgtccggaCGTCCtcaggagcgcttgggagtgtgaccaatcacagcagagtgggctcggcgggaggcgtaccgggaggagggccgggggtggagtaaatgacacacgtttgggcgggaggcaggaaacactgcaggaagaggtgcagagtctggaagatctagaaagctttctgagcgggttatcgtgtgtagctgctctatagcagtccagaactcaatacaaaggcccgaaaattagtataCAGTCATAGGTCCCTTTTAATGTCTTTTGATAGtttccaaatgttttatttcacaCAATCTACCAGTGTTGCAATGTTCCTGCTGGCATCCAAAAAGGAACATAAATCAAGCttctaatactaataataatctgAAAGGCGTGTGCTGCTTTATCTTTCATCCAATCCAAAGAGCAGGAATTTCTCATGTTGCTAAAGGAATCTTatactatataaatatacagtaaatatactatataaatatacaggtacagtaaatatactatataaatatacagtaaatatactaTATAAATATGCACGGCTGGAAGTTTGGGGGACGCTTCAAAATAAGTCATCTTACAGCtgcttgaatttgttttttggatgacataaaaaaaaataaaaaagtataaaatgttttttaaagaagCCTTTGTTGGGCTTGTTGTCGTGTCCCCTGTGCTGTGGTAGGCAGAACCAGGCGGTCTACCCTACACTGTCCTCCTGTGGCTTTCGGCAGTCCTTCCCTTCCAACCTTCCCACTGCCTCCTCCTACTCCAGGTACTGTAGGACCGGTGCCGCCCGGCCGGCCACTTGAGGGAATCCCGGGCTCGGTTGTCTGTCGGCTGCTTGTTTATCGCCCCCTGCTGGGCGGCtgctacaaaaaaatgcaatgtgaGCTGCTTGTGTGGTGGATGAGCCCATTTCTGAGTCCATCAGAACCGATTTTTTGGGGGTTATTTGTGTTTTCTCTCTGGATTCTGTGCCACTTTCCAGGTCAATTCTGGTTGAAAAGTCATGCAGCTTTCTTTGTTGCAgcgctttttcttcttctgttgctttgttttggATTCAGGACAGAAACTTTCAGTCCCAAGAATCTAAAATACGACCAAATTGAGCTTCATTCTTTTTCTAATTCATGGATCAAATATTTCTATTATGCTCTCTGAAACAAAcaatattcatttcatttttatgtcaaaAGAATTGCTTTAAATTTCAGTCATATTGTTATAATAAtgtgtattataattatttccaTATCATTTTTTTAGGTACAATCATATGTATTATTgctatttatatacatttgcatgtctaaataattgttttaatttaaGAATATAATTATaagaatattaatataaattataattacaaaaacaatttttaaagtgttttaattaaataatattattgttattaatgtattatttctatttatatatGTTTGTCTGTCAAAATAGTTGCTTTTCATGTGTATTCtgtagctttgttttttttatttattttttgtagctttgtttttaaaataaatgtttaagaatagtatttgttattgttaatcatgtattattattattatttagggaCATTCTTTGTTGAGTACTTAgctgcatcatttttaaaaagcaggttACAGTATGAAAAACATGATATTTTGCATACATGATGAACCagtaacatttttaaacatccaTTTAGCCACAATTTTACTATtctgtgtgttattttttgtggctttttgacCCTGTGCAAGTAAAGAGAAGAAATAAGTACACAAATGGCAAatgtaattataaaataatagcaaaataaatgttttaggcCAAAATTTTTTATGTGCTTCATATGAAATGTTTGACTGgttgattattattactaagcAGCACCCTGGCGTACAGCTCCCTCTAGTGGTGACTGCAGGATGACGGCTCCACGTTACCCCAGTGTAGGGTACCTAAAGGGGGCGGGGTGAGACACAGTGCAGTGTGCTGATTGGTGGACAGGAAGAAAGATGTTGCTGCTGTGATGTGACGCTGTGTTGCTCGCTTTAGCTCCGCTTTCACGTcggctctcctcctcctcctcctcctcctccttcttcttcttcttcttcttcctcattTGTCCTTTCTGTGCTCAGGTTCTCTCATTCCCTCATGCTGGGCCCGTCAGGCATGCACCCCACGGGGATCCCCCACCCCGCCATAGTGCCCCCCTCAGGCAAGCAGGAGCACGATCAGTACGACAGAAGCATGTACGCGTAAGTACTTGTTAGCTACTCTAAGCTACGTGGATATACTTCATTCCCGCTTCCGAAGCTTGATCAAACGCAAATCCAATAAAAGGCctaataaaatgatcaaaagcaaaatgaagtggaatgtttttagttttttttaataaatcttCTCACGTCACTCAAAATAAATTGAAAGCTGAATTAACTGATGAACTtcatttggaattttgcccatcatccacaattcttgtgtctttctctttcctgtaCGGATAAAAATGACTTTCTCTACACGTTCTAGAGACCGGTTTGAGTAGCGTCTGCAAAATCCAACTAGCTAGCAAACAAGCAGCTGTGAAACGTGGCTTATGTTTACACTTTACACCCGTAGAGGGCGCCCCGGAGCAAACGTAGACACAGCTGTTCCTCACTGGAGCTTGAAATAACACGTCTTGGTCGTCATCTTCATCAGGAAGCCTCAGGTGGAGGCCAAGCGGGAGAAGGAGCCCAAGAAGCCGGTCATCAAGAAGCCTCTCAACGCCTTCATGCTCTACATGAAGGAGATGAGGGCAAAGGTCATTGCCGAGTGCACGCTCAAGGAGAGCGCCGCCATCAACCAGATACTTGGACGCAGGGTGAGAATGTTTCATACTGCTGGTGTCATGCATGAGAAGCATGAGAGGTGGTTTCCAAACAAACTTCGATATAATCACCATCATCATTTATTTCACTCATCACCCCGTGGAGACGTCAACAGCAAcaaatacagggtcaggcaaaatgatctgacacatttgcaggttaaataaaaggcaaataaagccaagaaacaagaaagtgtttttattttggaaaagtacatgtaatgccattctgtttcattatgttttcaaaatgaagtcagtcaaatgggatccattgtTGTCCACGCACTCAAGGCAGATGCAGCAGCTGTGAAGATGGTAACCAtcacaagatggtgtttggggctgctacgggatcatgtctaccaaggtTGGGGTGCAAACgcaacgctcgttgtgttgcagttacagattcgtttgttttgataaacgtttccacaatgaaagcgcgatgctcaccagtccaactCATGGCAGcacctgaaaaagaaacgaaaaacaacgGCATtagaaagaaacaaagcaaaatggtaTTGTATGAAAAACATAGAAtgcgaaaataaaaacacttttttgtttcttgactttatttgccttttatttcacCTGCAAacgtgtcagatcattttgcctgaccctgtactaTCTGCTGTATATGATAGAGTATGCTATGATGTGCTAACATCAAATAACAAATACGATGCTGGAGCAGTAGGTTTGCATGTCATGGCAATATTAGCAATAAAAAACACGATCATTCAATTAGaattctttttttcatctttttgcaACTTCCTGTTTGATGTGCTGATAAGAATGTGTATCTTACTGTACTTCCTGAAGGATATTTGTTCCttcttcctccttctccttccttctttttctcacttccttcttctccttcccTTTCTCCTTGCTTtcgtctttttcttcttctacattcttcttccttctcctcctccctcttctttttcttcttattattgtcccttcttcttccttcctttttcttctttcttcttctccttcattcttcttcttttctgctCTCCTCCTtacttccttcttcttcttgtcccgACTGTTCCTTTTTCTTCTCTCTTTTTCGTGTGCCTTCTTCCTTCCTTATTCTCcttccttttttgtctttttcttcttcttctttttcttgtttcttctttttcttgtcttcttccttccttctctctttcttcttctccttactttcttcttctttttgttcctTCTTCCTTACGgttcctttttcttctttctttttcttgtccCTTCTTCCTTCCTTATACTGTActtcttccttttttgttttgttgttctttttcttcttcttcttcttcttccttctttttcttgtcttcttccttccttctctctttcttcttctccttactttcttcttcttcttgtttcttcttccttccttattctttttcttcttcttgttcttgtcctttcttcttcctttcttcttcttctcccttTCCTATTCTTTCTTCGTGTCCTGCCTTCTTTTCATCCCTCCTTCTCCATTCCTTCTTCCTCTTGTTTCGTCTTTGTCCTTCCTTCTCGTCCATCTTCTTTTGCGTATGTATGTCATCTGTACGTATTCTTCCAAGGATGTTCCCCTCACGTTCTGTGGAAGGTTCCCATGTAAAAAAGCAGCTGAGTGAAGGATAAAGGGTGAAGTAACGGTAGTTTCTTTGCTGCACGTACAGCATCCAGTCATCAATGACTTTAAGTCCGTCAGAGCTGATCAGAGATGATCAGAGATGATCAGATTGTGATTTATTTGACTCAAATCAGCTCATCATGGTGACttctgtgtgtttgttgtgtgtgtttgttgtgtgtgtttgttgtgtgtgtagTGGCACGCGTTGACCCGGGAGGAGCAGGCCAAGTACTACGAGTTGGCCCGTAAGGAGAGACAGCTCCACATGCAGCTCTACCCCACCTGGTCCGCCCGAGACAACTACGTAAGACTTCCTcctcactcacactcacacacacacacacacacacacgcacacgcacacgcacacgcacacgcacacacacaccagtgggcacatgttttgtgttgtggtgGCGTCCTGCTGTGTTAAGTGTGCTGTTGACCCTCTTGCAGGAGGCGGGCCTTAGCGGGGTCCAGAGTAAAGCTGATTGGGTAGGGACTCGTCTTGTGGTGGATGTATGTCTCGGGGGGAGGAGGGGTGTAGCAATCCTAAAGGAGGGATTGTGGGTGGCTCGcatgttgccatggttaccaGCACCATTAAGACAGTCAAGAGTGGCACTTTAACACCTTTGTGACATCATCACTTGCACCCCCACCATCCGATGCTACGTTTACCAGACTTCACATACTACATTACATACTACATCTAGCTATACATGACTACTACATGATGTACTACATCACATACTACATCACATACTACATCACATACTACATCTAGCTATACATGACTACTACATCACGTACTTCATCACATACTACATCACATACTACATTACATACTACATCACATACTACATCACATACTACATCACATACTACATCTAGCTATACATGATGTACTACATCACATACTACATCTAGCTATACATAACTACTACATCACGTACTTCATCACATACTACATCACATACTACATCTAGCTATACATAACTACTACATCACGTACTTCATCACATACTACATCACATACTACATCTAGCTATACATGACTACTACATGATGTACTACATCACATACTACATCACATACTACATCACATACTACATCTAGCTATACATGACTACTACATGATGTACTACATCACATACTACATCACATACTACATCTAGCTATACATGACTACTACATGACATACTACATTTGGCTATACTTGACTACTACGTGACATACTACATTTGGCTATACTTGACATACTACATGACATGCTACAATTAGCTATACATGACTACTACATGACATACTACATTTGGCTATACTTTACTACATGACATACTAGCTATACGTGACTTACTACATTTAGCTATACATGACATACTACATTTAGCTTTGCATGACATACTACATTTAGCTATACATGACCTACTACATGACCTACTACATTTAGCTATACATGACATACTACATGACCTACTACATTTAGCTATACATGACATACTACATTTACCTTTACATGACCTACTACATTTAGCTATACATGACCTACTACATTTAGCGATACGTGACCTACTACATTTAGCTATACATGACATACTACATTTAGCTATACATGACATACTACATGACATACTACGTTTAGCTATACATTACATACTACATGACATACTACATTTAGCTATACATGACATACTACATTTAGCGATATGTGACCTACTACATTTAGCTATACATGACATACTACATTTAGCTATACATGACATACTACATGACATACTACATTTAGCTATACATGACCTACTACATGACATACTACATTTAGCTATAAATGCCAGTACATTTGCATGGAATTGTACTTGAGAAGAGTAAAATATGAGAAAGATGTATTTAAGTGTGTTTTTGCAAGGAGGAGGTGAggtgcaggtgttcctaatcaAATGTCCattggtggtggtgatgatgatgatgatgacgatgatggaaagtgaaagtgaaaagctGTGTTGTTGGATTTCAGGGGAAGAAGAAGCGAAGGAAACGGGACAAGCAGCAGGACGCCAACTCAGGTACAcgctagctagccagctagctagctagagagACACCTAGCTGGCTAGCAACACCTGCTGCTCACGTGAAAGATGATGCATTTTTGGTTGCAAGCATTTTTGATTTGGGTTCCAACGCAACTCGTTTgacgacggaggcaaggaaaaactaaCAAAGGCTGTGTCTAACACGAATGTTCCTGTGTCAACAAGACTACTAACATTTTCCCTCCATGACAGCCATGCTCACGCTCTTCTTCTCcgtctcctcttcctccttcctttttcttccttcttatcctccctccctccttacATTTCTTCTTCCCTttttcctcttcctcgtcttttcttcattttccttcttttcttcttccttctccttcgGGCTTCTATTGTCTCTTGTCTTCTCTCtgctctcctcttcttcttcctgtcgTGTTTTGCATGCGTGCTGCTGCTCAGAGCCTGCTTCTCCTAAGAAATGTCGAGCTCGCTTTGGCCTCCACCAACAAACAGACTGGTGTGGTCCTTGCAGGTGTGTACTcggcacccccccaccccccacaccccaccaACCTCCGCTAAAGACGGCGACAACATCTCGAATGAACTCTCGAAGGCAAAGTCTACATTTTCACTAACCTAAAGAAGCTGCCAGCATACTTTGGGTCGTTCATCCATGAGCTAAATCAACTTTTAGTGGATTTGGATGAAGAGTCGACAAACACGACACCCGTTTTCCTCGTTGACTCGTAAAAGTATCGATTATTCGgtcatgttcacacaaaacaattCATTTGTTGCTTTCTATGTCATCACTAAATGAACTATACGAGGACAAAATGAGTGCATTTGTAAATGTAAGATtatcaaacatgttttcatcatgaaaaatagtcaggtaacattttttcttgttcaaaaatgcagctttttcttgaaTTGAAGTCCATTTTTCATCTGTAACTTTAGACAAATAAGCCGTTGGTGTGACGCACGTGCACATCGCCCTCTGGTGGCTAACACGGGAAATACTGTTCGACCAATATAAGCGCAGTACATGTACGACTAGTACCTTACTAGTAGCAGTGTCATGTTTACTAGTAGTGCCGTGATGTTTGGCATTGCAGGAGCGTGTGCTAGTATTGAGGTAAAGTTTGTGTTCTACTTTATTCGCAGATAACTGTGTGTG carries:
- the tcf7 gene encoding transcription factor 7 isoform X7 codes for the protein MPQHGGDDLGATDEMIAFKDEGEQEEKIQESAFTERDLADLKSSLVNESEIHQNPAGASALRRGQPAEQRNFNKQLDGASKQQDGGVYKTPSYPGYPFLMLPDPYLPNGSVSPTSNKVSVVQPSHGMHPLTSLLPYSNEHFSPSPPHLPTDMSQKTGVHRHQSQDLSGYYSLPAGGVGQIAPSMGWQNQAVYPTLSSCGFRQSFPSNLPTASSYSRFSHSLMLGPSGMHPTGIPHPAIVPPSGKQEHDQYDRSMYAKPQVEAKREKEPKKPVIKKPLNAFMLYMKEMRAKVIAECTLKESAAINQILGRRWHALTREEQAKYYELARKERQLHMQLYPTWSARDNYEAGLSGVQSKADWGKKKRRKRDKQQDANSEPASPKKCRARFGLHQQTDWCGPCR
- the tcf7 gene encoding transcription factor 7 isoform X9; translated protein: MPQHGGDDLGATDEMIAFKDEGEQEEKIQESAFTERDLADLKSSLVNESEIHQNPAGASALRRGQPAEQRNFNKQLDGASKQQDGGVYKTPSYPGYPFLMLPDPYLPNGSVSPTSNKVSVVQPSHGMHPLTSLLPYSNEHFSPSPPHLPTDMSQKTGVHRHQSQDLSGYYSLPAGGVGQIAPSMGWQNQAVYPTLSSCGFRQSFPSNLPTASSYSRFSHSLMLGPSGMHPTGIPHPAIVPPSGKQEHDQYDRSMYAKPQVEAKREKEPKKPVIKKPLNAFMLYMKEMRAKVIAECTLKESAAINQILGRRWHALTREEQAKYYELARKERQLHMQLYPTWSARDNYGKKKRRKRDKQQDANSEPASPKKCRARFGLHQQTDWCGPCR
- the tcf7 gene encoding transcription factor 7 isoform X11 yields the protein MPQHGGDDLGATDEMIAFKDEGEQEEKIQESAFTERDLADLKSSLVNESEIHQNPAGASALRRGQPAEQRNFNKQLDGASKQQDGGVYKTPSYPGYPFLMLPDPYLPNGSVSPTSNKVSVVQPSHGMHPLTSLLPYSNEHFSPSPPHLPTDMSQKTGVHRHQSQDLSGYYSLPAGGVGQIAPSMGWQNQAVYPTLSSCGFRQSFPSNLPTASSYSRFSHSLMLGPSGMHPTGIPHPAIVPPSGKQEHDQYDRSMYAKPQVEAKREKEPKKPVIKKPLNAFMLYMKEMRAKVIAECTLKESAAINQILGRRWHALTREEQAKYYELARKERQLHMQLYPTWSARDNYEAGLSGVQSKADWGKKKRRKRDKQQDANSDNCV